One part of the Terrimicrobium sacchariphilum genome encodes these proteins:
- the preA gene encoding NAD-dependent dihydropyrimidine dehydrogenase subunit PreA — protein sequence MPTLATTVDGLKLPNPFLIASGPPGTNFNVISRAFREGWGGVVAKTVSLDASKVINVSPRYGKLHAADGREVVGWENIELISDRPLEIWLEEFKKCKDAFPDRILIASIMEEYRRDAWVEIIERCEAAGVDGFELNFSCPHGLPERKMGSAMGENPDILSEVCSWVMAAAKKPVWAKMTPNVTHIESPARASLASGCHGISAINTIRSVIAVNLDTLRPEPTVEGYTTPGGYSSKAIRPIALRMCMEIATMIRNEFPGRTLSGIGGIESGHDAAQFILLGSDTVQVCTGVLKHGYELIHSMKEELLAFMEKHGFETLEDFKGKSLQYFTTHAELVRLQREAKKKAETDGDWKSETFVAQSHALSR from the coding sequence ATGCCCACGCTTGCCACTACCGTCGATGGCCTGAAGCTCCCAAACCCGTTCCTGATCGCCTCAGGCCCTCCAGGAACCAATTTCAACGTCATCAGCCGCGCTTTCCGGGAAGGATGGGGCGGTGTCGTGGCCAAGACCGTCAGCCTGGATGCTTCCAAGGTCATCAACGTCTCCCCGCGCTATGGCAAACTTCACGCCGCCGATGGCCGCGAAGTTGTGGGATGGGAGAATATCGAACTCATCAGCGACCGCCCGCTAGAGATCTGGCTGGAGGAGTTCAAGAAGTGCAAGGACGCCTTCCCCGATCGCATCCTCATTGCCTCGATCATGGAGGAGTACCGTCGCGATGCCTGGGTGGAAATCATCGAGCGTTGCGAGGCGGCAGGCGTCGATGGGTTTGAGCTCAACTTCTCCTGCCCTCATGGTCTGCCGGAGCGAAAGATGGGCTCCGCCATGGGCGAGAACCCCGACATTCTTTCCGAGGTTTGTAGCTGGGTGATGGCCGCAGCCAAAAAGCCGGTATGGGCCAAAATGACGCCAAACGTCACTCATATCGAATCCCCGGCGCGTGCTTCTCTCGCGTCAGGCTGTCACGGTATCAGCGCCATCAATACCATCCGCTCGGTCATCGCGGTGAACCTCGATACACTCCGACCCGAGCCTACGGTGGAGGGTTATACGACTCCCGGCGGCTATTCTTCGAAGGCCATCCGCCCGATTGCGCTCCGCATGTGCATGGAAATTGCGACCATGATCCGCAACGAATTCCCCGGCCGAACCCTGTCCGGCATCGGTGGCATCGAGTCCGGCCACGACGCTGCACAGTTCATCCTTCTGGGTTCCGACACCGTGCAGGTTTGCACTGGCGTCCTGAAGCACGGCTACGAGCTGATCCATTCGATGAAAGAGGAACTCCTCGCCTTCATGGAGAAACACGGCTTTGAAACGCTCGAGGACTTTAAAGGCAAGAGCCTCCAGTACTTCACCACCCACGCGGAACTCGTCCGCCTCCAGCGCGAGGCCAAGAAAAAGGCCGAGACCGACGGGGACTGGAAGAGCGAAACCTTCGTGGCGCAATCCCACGCCCTGAGTCGCTGA